Proteins from one Candidatus Hydrogenedentota bacterium genomic window:
- a CDS encoding NAD-dependent epimerase/dehydratase family protein produces MSRILVTGGAGFIGSHVCDALVEAGHDVAVVDDLSSGCGDFLNPKASFYEMDIRAAQLAEVFEERRPEYVYHFAAQIDVRRSVEDPLYDADVNVRGSLNLLEMCRAHNVKKFLFASTGGAIYGSPEKLPAPETCPALPESHYGVSKYCVEQYIGLYGRLHKLPYTILRFPNVYGPRQNPHGEAGVCSILAGLMLDGTAPVLYGQGEPLRDYVYVGDIARGCLLALKKGDRDILNLGSGKGTSVKELFTIIQKLTKFEGKPALKDLRAGEVQKIFITGARAAEVLGWKPEVPLKEGLERTVAFIVEQRAKAAEEG; encoded by the coding sequence ATGAGCAGGATTCTCGTCACGGGCGGCGCCGGGTTCATCGGGTCGCATGTGTGCGACGCGCTGGTTGAGGCGGGGCACGATGTCGCGGTGGTGGACGACCTTTCCTCCGGGTGCGGGGACTTCCTCAACCCGAAGGCGTCCTTCTACGAGATGGACATCCGGGCGGCGCAGCTCGCCGAGGTCTTCGAGGAACGCCGCCCCGAGTATGTCTACCACTTCGCCGCGCAGATTGACGTGCGCCGCAGTGTGGAGGACCCGCTCTACGACGCGGACGTGAACGTCCGCGGCTCCCTCAACCTTCTGGAGATGTGCCGGGCGCACAACGTGAAGAAGTTCCTCTTCGCGTCCACCGGCGGCGCGATCTACGGCTCGCCGGAGAAGCTGCCCGCGCCCGAGACCTGCCCCGCCCTGCCCGAGTCGCACTACGGGGTCAGCAAGTACTGCGTGGAGCAGTACATCGGCCTCTACGGGCGGCTGCACAAGCTCCCGTACACCATCCTCCGGTTCCCGAACGTCTACGGCCCCCGGCAGAACCCCCACGGCGAGGCGGGCGTCTGCTCCATCCTCGCCGGGCTCATGCTGGACGGGACCGCGCCGGTGCTCTACGGCCAGGGCGAGCCCCTGCGCGACTATGTGTACGTGGGCGACATCGCGCGCGGCTGCCTGCTCGCCCTCAAGAAGGGCGACCGGGACATCCTGAACCTCGGCTCCGGCAAGGGCACCTCCGTCAAGGAGCTTTTCACGATCATCCAGAAACTCACCAAGTTCGAGGGAAAGCCCGCGCTCAAGGATTTGCGCGCCGGCGAGGTGCAGAAGATCTTCATCACCGGCGCGCGGGCCGCCGAAGTCCTCGGCTGGAAGCCCGAAGTGCCGCTCAAGGAGGGCCTCGAGCGGACCGTCGCGTTCATCGTGGAACAGCGCGCAAAGGCCGCCGAAGAAGGCTGA
- a CDS encoding DUF559 domain-containing protein: protein MAGPRKNLPYQPHLNALARELRKHGTLGEVLLWQALKKKVLGVEFHRQVPVMDYILDFFCPEKMLAVEVDGSTHRHPDVGARDVERQERLEALGIRVIRFTETEVRQDAARVVAAIAIALENPE, encoded by the coding sequence ATGGCCGGACCACGAAAAAATCTTCCCTACCAACCGCATTTGAATGCCCTCGCGCGGGAACTGCGAAAGCATGGAACTCTGGGCGAGGTACTGCTCTGGCAGGCCCTAAAGAAGAAAGTTCTCGGCGTCGAGTTCCACCGACAGGTGCCTGTCATGGACTACATCCTGGATTTCTTCTGTCCGGAGAAAATGCTGGCGGTGGAGGTGGATGGAAGCACACACCGACACCCTGATGTCGGAGCACGGGACGTGGAACGCCAAGAGCGTCTGGAAGCCCTTGGCATCAGAGTGATCCGTTTCACCGAGACAGAGGTACGGCAAGATGCCGCTCGGGTGGTCGCCGCGATTGCCATCGCGTTGGAAAATCCGGAGTGA
- a CDS encoding sigma-54-dependent Fis family transcriptional regulator: MADRRKAAVLVVDQNARAGRVLADWLNDRGHAAVAVDSGEKAFNRLDAQPWDALVAEFGAQRVNGERLARVALSRYPDMCVVLSVTEAQAGRALALLAEGVQDYLVKPVDLPRLDAALRRGYAFQDLRRERVELQRRLDEQFGLMRLTGRSGRMLDVYRQVRHAAPLSTPVLVCGEPGSGKEIAAGAIHTTGPRRDAPMVKADAAALPPAEQARALFGEGHREGLIETAEDGTFFLDNAEALCPEAQERLTRWLACGKLQRAGTAREVSANARLIAATRRSPAGLRGGDGLSPALAEALSALVVEMPPLRRRPQDIPLLVREILDRRARAAQSEPRTVSPALLELLARYDWPGNVRELEAVLEGMDLSAAPGPLGLDIAPPYLRKAARPAKGELRVPLGVPMAVIERAAIEETLRHCDYDKAACARMLGIGLRTLYRKLAQYGEDDTRA, from the coding sequence ATGGCAGACCGCCGCAAAGCCGCCGTCCTCGTTGTGGACCAGAATGCCAGGGCCGGCCGGGTCCTGGCCGACTGGCTCAACGACCGGGGCCACGCCGCAGTGGCCGTGGACAGCGGGGAGAAGGCCTTCAACCGTCTCGACGCCCAGCCGTGGGACGCCCTCGTCGCCGAGTTCGGCGCGCAGCGCGTCAACGGCGAGCGGCTCGCCCGCGTGGCCCTCTCGCGGTACCCCGACATGTGCGTCGTGCTCTCCGTCACGGAGGCGCAGGCGGGCCGCGCGCTGGCCCTGCTCGCCGAGGGGGTGCAGGACTACCTGGTCAAACCGGTGGACCTGCCGCGCCTCGACGCGGCGCTCCGGCGCGGATACGCGTTTCAGGACCTGCGGCGCGAGCGCGTCGAGCTGCAGCGCCGGCTGGACGAGCAGTTCGGCCTCATGCGGCTCACGGGCCGGTCCGGGCGCATGCTCGACGTCTACCGGCAGGTGCGCCACGCCGCCCCCCTCTCCACCCCCGTGCTGGTGTGCGGCGAGCCGGGCTCGGGCAAGGAAATCGCCGCCGGGGCCATCCACACCACCGGCCCCCGCCGCGACGCCCCCATGGTCAAGGCGGACGCCGCCGCCCTCCCCCCCGCCGAGCAGGCGCGCGCGCTCTTCGGCGAGGGGCACCGCGAGGGGCTCATTGAGACCGCCGAGGACGGCACCTTCTTCCTCGACAACGCGGAGGCCCTGTGCCCCGAGGCGCAGGAGCGCCTGACCCGCTGGCTGGCGTGCGGCAAACTCCAGCGGGCGGGAACGGCGCGGGAGGTTTCCGCCAACGCGCGCCTCATCGCCGCCACCCGCCGCAGCCCCGCCGGCCTGCGCGGCGGGGACGGCCTCTCCCCCGCCCTCGCCGAGGCCCTGTCCGCGCTGGTCGTGGAAATGCCGCCCCTGCGCCGGCGTCCCCAGGACATTCCCCTGCTCGTGCGCGAGATTCTCGACCGGCGCGCCCGCGCCGCCCAGTCGGAGCCCCGCACGGTCTCCCCCGCCCTGCTGGAACTGCTCGCCCGCTACGACTGGCCGGGAAACGTGCGGGAACTGGAGGCGGTGCTGGAGGGCATGGACCTGAGCGCCGCCCCCGGCCCCCTGGGCCTGGACATCGCCCCGCCGTATCTGAGGAAGGCCGCACGCCCCGCCAAGGGGGAGCTCCGCGTGCCCCTCGGCGTGCCCATGGCCGTCATCGAGCGCGCCGCCATCGAGGAAACCCTGCGCCACTGCGACTACGACAAGGCCGCCTGCGCCCGCATGCTCGGCATCGGCCTGCGCACCCTCTACCGCAAGCTCGCCCAGTACGGCGAAGACGACACCCGCGCCTGA
- a CDS encoding glycosyltransferase family 4 protein: MRVLLNALQAGNRSGTGRHAAELCRALPAADADLELVLAWPAGAGAPPAHPRVTAVPFPEGGPGRFLSEARGFPDLVRRFGPQVLHYPASTGPLTRTRPLVVTVHDLCFLRHPEWFPAAKALYYRVFIARAAARADLILADSQATADDVRDLLRVPEDRVRVAPLGCDARFRPPDPEDIARLKTRLGLPDRYFLFVGTLEPRENVARLVEAWDRIAGEPDMPGLVVAGRGGWKTGPIEAALRGVRCPERLRRLDHVPDADLPALLGGAAAFVWPSLMEGFGLPVLEAMACGVPVVTSGTSSLPEVAGDAALLVDPLDTEALCDVMRRVAGDAALRERLSNEGVKRAAHFTWERTAALTAKAYRELA, from the coding sequence ATGAGGGTGCTGCTGAACGCCCTCCAGGCTGGGAACCGCAGCGGCACGGGCCGCCACGCCGCCGAACTCTGCCGCGCCCTGCCCGCGGCCGACGCGGACCTGGAGCTGGTGCTGGCCTGGCCCGCCGGGGCGGGCGCGCCCCCGGCGCATCCCCGCGTGACCGCCGTGCCCTTTCCCGAAGGCGGCCCGGGCCGTTTTCTGTCGGAGGCGCGCGGGTTCCCGGACCTTGTGCGGCGCTTCGGCCCGCAGGTGCTCCATTACCCCGCCTCCACCGGACCGCTCACCCGGACCCGCCCCCTCGTGGTCACGGTCCACGACCTGTGCTTCCTGCGCCACCCGGAATGGTTCCCCGCCGCGAAGGCGCTCTACTACCGCGTGTTCATTGCCCGGGCCGCCGCGCGGGCGGACCTGATTCTCGCGGACTCCCAGGCCACGGCGGACGATGTGCGCGACCTTCTCCGCGTGCCGGAGGACCGGGTCCGCGTGGCGCCCCTGGGCTGCGACGCGCGGTTCCGCCCGCCCGACCCGGAAGACATCGCGCGTCTGAAAACGCGTCTCGGGCTCCCCGACCGCTACTTCCTCTTCGTGGGCACCCTGGAGCCGCGCGAGAACGTGGCGCGCCTGGTGGAGGCCTGGGACCGCATCGCCGGGGAGCCGGACATGCCGGGGCTTGTTGTCGCGGGGCGCGGTGGCTGGAAGACCGGGCCGATCGAGGCGGCCCTGCGCGGGGTGCGGTGTCCGGAGCGGCTGAGGCGGCTGGACCATGTGCCCGACGCCGATCTGCCCGCCCTGCTGGGCGGCGCGGCGGCCTTCGTGTGGCCGAGCCTCATGGAGGGCTTCGGGCTGCCCGTGCTGGAGGCGATGGCCTGCGGCGTGCCGGTGGTCACGTCCGGCACCTCCAGCCTGCCGGAGGTGGCCGGGGACGCCGCCCTGCTGGTGGACCCGCTGGACACGGAGGCGCTCTGCGACGTGATGCGGCGTGTGGCGGGGGATGCGGCGTTGCGGGAGCGGCTGTCCAATGAGGGCGTGAAACGCGCGGCGCACTTCACTTGGGAGCGCACGGCGGCGCTCACTGCGAAAGCCTACCGGGAACTTGCGTGA
- a CDS encoding DUF1559 domain-containing protein, translated as MSRSRKGFTLIELLVVIAIIGILAAILLPALARAREAARRSSCQNNLKQWGLVFKMYSNEAKGSFPPLQVVRDRTQWNSDGISVELAAGPAVYAIYPEYLTDPNIALCPSDPELGSHQKKQVFQPDNNEGGVPGTPRLSFEPEEIDASYMYLGWCFDNLKLTERSSVFTITAILDAFGGTMTGDPWVPVQIGAALDGLAAKEGAGLFGLAEDPYGLARVLDQDSPLTPAFAGYAGNGGGSTIYRLREGIERFLITDINNPGASNMAQSTLWIMSDTISAGGSEPLFNHIPGGCNVLYMDGHVEFLRYVPVPSLATAGSAVEATQLMQGSFPPVMGTVADFVGGIMGG; from the coding sequence ATGAGCAGGTCCAGAAAAGGGTTCACTCTCATCGAGCTACTGGTGGTCATCGCCATCATCGGCATCCTGGCGGCGATCCTGCTGCCGGCCCTCGCCCGCGCCCGCGAGGCGGCCCGGCGCTCCAGTTGCCAGAACAATCTGAAACAGTGGGGCCTCGTTTTCAAAATGTACAGCAACGAGGCCAAGGGCTCGTTTCCCCCCTTGCAGGTGGTGCGCGACCGCACCCAGTGGAACAGCGACGGCATTTCCGTGGAGCTGGCGGCCGGCCCGGCGGTCTATGCCATCTATCCCGAATACCTGACGGACCCGAATATCGCACTGTGCCCCTCGGATCCGGAACTGGGTTCGCACCAGAAGAAACAGGTTTTCCAGCCGGACAACAACGAGGGCGGCGTCCCCGGAACGCCTCGCCTCTCCTTTGAGCCGGAGGAGATTGACGCCAGCTACATGTACCTTGGCTGGTGCTTTGACAACCTCAAGCTGACGGAACGGTCCAGCGTCTTCACCATCACCGCCATCCTGGATGCCTTCGGCGGCACCATGACCGGCGACCCGTGGGTGCCGGTCCAGATCGGCGCCGCCCTCGACGGGTTGGCCGCAAAGGAGGGGGCGGGCCTCTTTGGTCTGGCCGAAGACCCCTACGGGCTGGCCCGGGTGCTGGACCAGGATTCGCCCCTCACGCCGGCCTTTGCCGGCTACGCCGGGAACGGCGGCGGAAGCACCATCTACCGTCTCCGCGAGGGAATTGAGCGTTTCCTGATCACCGACATCAACAACCCCGGCGCGTCCAACATGGCCCAGAGCACCCTGTGGATCATGTCCGACACCATCTCCGCGGGTGGGTCGGAACCCCTGTTCAACCACATCCCGGGCGGCTGCAATGTCCTCTACATGGACGGCCATGTGGAGTTCCTGCGCTATGTGCCGGTGCCCAGTCTGGCCACCGCCGGGTCCGCCGTGGAGGCGACCCAGCTCATGCAGGGGTCCTTCCCCCCGGTCATGGGCACCGTGGCCGACTTCGTCGGCGGCATCATGGGCGGCTGA
- a CDS encoding glycosyltransferase family 4 protein: MRLGMDITPLTRRSSGVGNYVRQVLAHLPPLLAPGDALLGWATGLHAPCGAPPEMRVRHVPLPTRAVYACWGTAGLPCPDTLLGGLDVFHATNYFLPPVRRARRVLTIYDLAFLVEPRWASPKVVDLFARRVPDFAARADAVITCSEHSRNDIVRLCGVPAEKVFVAHGAPDPALAPMERGAARARAAALFGFDAPYVLHVGTVEPRKNLETLVRAFAKACKGRPHRLVLVGAPGWGMDAFHAAAARENIGDRLVMAGYLPRRGDLAAVYSAADLFVLPSHYEGFGLPLAEAMACGCPAVASESSCLPEVGGDAALYFPPADADALAERISEVLDTPDLTARLRAMGPAQAARFTWAEAARRTGDVYRRLAP, translated from the coding sequence ATGCGCTTGGGTATGGACATCACGCCGCTGACGCGGCGTTCCTCGGGGGTGGGCAATTATGTCCGCCAGGTGCTGGCGCATCTGCCGCCGCTGCTGGCGCCGGGGGACGCGCTGCTGGGCTGGGCCACGGGGCTCCATGCGCCGTGCGGCGCGCCGCCGGAGATGCGGGTCCGGCATGTTCCCCTGCCGACGCGGGCGGTGTATGCCTGCTGGGGCACCGCCGGTCTCCCGTGTCCGGACACGCTGCTGGGGGGGCTGGACGTCTTCCACGCGACGAACTATTTCCTGCCGCCGGTCCGCCGGGCGCGGCGGGTGCTGACCATCTACGACCTGGCTTTCCTTGTGGAGCCGCGCTGGGCGAGCCCGAAGGTGGTGGACCTGTTCGCGCGGCGGGTGCCGGATTTCGCGGCGCGGGCGGACGCGGTGATCACCTGCTCGGAGCACAGCCGGAACGACATTGTCCGCCTGTGCGGGGTGCCCGCGGAGAAGGTCTTCGTGGCCCACGGCGCGCCGGACCCCGCGCTGGCCCCCATGGAGCGCGGCGCGGCCCGCGCGCGGGCGGCGGCGCTGTTCGGTTTCGACGCCCCCTATGTCCTCCATGTGGGCACGGTGGAGCCGCGCAAGAATCTGGAAACGCTGGTGCGGGCCTTCGCGAAGGCCTGCAAGGGCCGCCCGCACCGGCTGGTGCTGGTGGGCGCGCCGGGCTGGGGGATGGACGCCTTCCACGCCGCGGCGGCGCGCGAGAACATCGGCGACCGGCTGGTGATGGCGGGCTACCTTCCGCGGCGGGGGGATCTGGCGGCGGTGTACTCGGCGGCGGACCTCTTCGTCCTGCCGTCGCACTACGAGGGATTCGGCCTGCCGCTGGCCGAGGCGATGGCCTGCGGCTGCCCGGCCGTGGCGTCGGAGAGTTCCTGCCTGCCTGAGGTGGGCGGCGACGCCGCGCTGTATTTCCCGCCGGCGGACGCGGACGCCCTCGCGGAGCGGATCAGCGAGGTGCTGGACACGCCGGACCTGACGGCGCGGTTGCGGGCAATGGGCCCCGCGCAGGCCGCGCGGTTCACCTGGGCCGAAGCCGCCCGCCGCACGGGGGACGTCTACCGGAGGCTCGCGCCATGA
- a CDS encoding dihydrodipicolinate synthase family protein, with amino-acid sequence MKVPQYVRGAIAPVFSVFQENGALDEDGQRTFLNFLLQSGDISAHFVRSGMGLMYTYSMEDTKQMARVACAHLRGKAAVVVGCSGIWDRNLDRLPDPDTYLAQGIELGQYALDQGADGVVYTVPECLKPAAGQTESDVILRYFEAVCAQVKGPVLIYQPPVTPKNYEMSPEVMARLADMDNIVGAKISSVDGYYLYELLRAVRGKEFGFIIGCEMLYYAGLSLGARACIGQGTTVNPQLIRFMLDAHDRNDWQGVLEAQDAVNLMVRKSPSPVDFLKTYATEKGFPTPLHNRSQASNPYMSDRAPMTREEYDRFKPLFEETIARFS; translated from the coding sequence ATGAAAGTGCCCCAGTATGTGCGCGGCGCGATTGCGCCGGTCTTCAGCGTGTTCCAGGAGAACGGCGCCCTGGACGAGGACGGCCAGCGGACCTTCCTGAATTTCCTGCTCCAGTCGGGGGATATCAGCGCGCACTTCGTGCGGTCGGGCATGGGGCTGATGTACACGTACTCAATGGAGGACACAAAGCAGATGGCGCGGGTGGCGTGCGCGCATCTGCGGGGCAAGGCGGCGGTGGTGGTGGGCTGCAGCGGGATCTGGGACCGCAACCTGGACCGGCTTCCGGACCCGGACACCTATCTCGCCCAGGGGATCGAGCTGGGGCAGTACGCCCTGGACCAGGGCGCGGACGGCGTGGTGTACACCGTGCCGGAGTGCCTGAAGCCGGCGGCCGGGCAGACGGAGTCAGACGTCATCCTGCGGTATTTCGAGGCCGTGTGCGCCCAGGTGAAGGGGCCGGTGCTCATCTACCAGCCGCCGGTGACGCCGAAGAACTATGAAATGTCGCCGGAGGTGATGGCGCGGCTGGCGGACATGGACAACATCGTCGGCGCGAAAATCTCCAGCGTGGACGGGTACTACCTCTACGAGCTGCTGCGGGCGGTGCGCGGGAAGGAGTTCGGGTTCATCATCGGCTGCGAGATGCTCTACTACGCGGGGCTCTCCCTCGGCGCGCGGGCCTGCATCGGCCAGGGCACGACGGTCAACCCGCAGCTCATCCGTTTCATGCTGGACGCCCATGACCGGAACGACTGGCAGGGCGTGCTGGAGGCGCAGGACGCGGTGAACCTGATGGTCCGGAAGAGCCCGAGCCCGGTGGACTTCCTGAAGACCTACGCCACGGAGAAGGGCTTCCCCACGCCGCTGCACAACCGCTCGCAGGCGAGCAACCCCTACATGAGCGACCGCGCCCCGATGACGCGGGAGGAGTACGACCGGTTCAAGCCGCTGTTTGAGGAGACGATCGCCCGTTTCTCCTGA
- a CDS encoding alpha-N-acetylglucosaminidase, protein MKRRLVPALLAALVLSAALPALADTLSAGRGLIARVLPEKAALFTVEEIPQEAGRDVFEIESAGGTVTLRGSSGVAVASALNWYLKHHCNANVSWRGTQTALPDPLPAVSPKVRQSTPLDWRYCFNYCCFSYSLAWWDWAEWERIIDWMAMNGVNMPLAVTGQESVWAEAGKSFGLTQADMDAFFVGPGYLPFGWMGCMDGWGGPLPKDWTARHAELQRRIVARERELGMKPVLQGFTGHVPAALKGKFPDAKFQQLPSWCGFPGTLFVDPQDPLFVTLGKAFVEEQTRQFGTDHLYAADTFIEMSPPSDDPAFLDAMGKAVFEAMRAGDPEAVWIMQGWLFVNNAAYWKAPQTRALLTSVPDDRMTVLDLWCEERPAWKVTESFHGKPWIWCVIQDFGDVVGMHGGLPRIAADLPAALNDPARGSLRGAGIIMEGLGYNPVVNDLLSDLFWDPVSPDLNEWVTGHARQRYGKSLPKAEAAWTGFLNTVYRQSGRGRSVVCMRPALDPKELWGGGPTAYDLPALAAAWGDLAACAPELKDVDAYRYDLVLVTRQVLSDLAGIRLARAMKAHAARDADLFRKEANAYLELLDDLDRLLATRGEFLLGRWLEDAKRWGADDKERALLEWNARTQITLWGPPEGVLHDYAQKQWAGLVRDFYRPRWEQFLARLEESLANGKDFDGEAFTRQMQLWEDAWTRRTDPHASTPSGDPVTVSLELWEKYHAEVSWSPLEGGGSR, encoded by the coding sequence ATGAAGCGCAGACTCGTCCCCGCTCTGTTGGCCGCCCTGGTTCTGTCCGCCGCCCTGCCCGCGCTGGCCGACACCCTGTCCGCGGGGCGCGGCCTGATCGCACGGGTGCTGCCGGAGAAGGCCGCCCTCTTCACGGTGGAGGAAATCCCGCAGGAGGCGGGCCGTGATGTCTTTGAGATCGAGTCTGCGGGGGGCACAGTCACCCTGCGCGGCTCGTCGGGGGTGGCCGTCGCGTCCGCCCTGAACTGGTATCTGAAGCACCACTGCAACGCGAATGTGTCGTGGCGCGGCACACAGACCGCGCTCCCGGACCCTCTCCCCGCCGTTTCGCCCAAGGTGCGCCAGTCCACCCCCCTCGACTGGCGCTACTGTTTCAATTACTGCTGTTTCAGCTATTCCCTGGCCTGGTGGGACTGGGCGGAGTGGGAGCGCATCATTGACTGGATGGCGATGAACGGCGTCAACATGCCCCTCGCCGTCACGGGGCAGGAGTCTGTCTGGGCGGAAGCCGGAAAGTCTTTCGGCCTCACGCAGGCGGACATGGACGCCTTCTTTGTCGGTCCGGGCTATCTGCCTTTCGGCTGGATGGGCTGCATGGACGGATGGGGCGGGCCGCTCCCGAAGGACTGGACCGCCCGCCACGCGGAGCTCCAGCGCCGCATTGTGGCGCGCGAGCGGGAGCTGGGCATGAAACCCGTCCTTCAGGGGTTCACCGGCCATGTCCCCGCCGCGCTCAAGGGCAAGTTCCCGGACGCGAAGTTCCAGCAGCTCCCGAGCTGGTGCGGGTTCCCCGGCACGCTCTTCGTGGACCCGCAGGACCCGCTCTTCGTCACCCTGGGCAAGGCCTTTGTGGAGGAGCAGACCCGGCAGTTCGGCACGGACCACCTCTACGCCGCGGACACGTTCATCGAGATGTCGCCGCCGAGCGACGACCCCGCCTTCCTCGACGCCATGGGCAAGGCCGTGTTTGAGGCCATGCGCGCGGGCGACCCGGAGGCGGTCTGGATCATGCAGGGCTGGCTCTTCGTGAACAACGCCGCCTACTGGAAGGCGCCGCAGACGAGGGCGCTCCTCACGTCGGTGCCGGACGACCGCATGACGGTGCTGGACCTCTGGTGCGAGGAGCGGCCCGCCTGGAAGGTCACCGAGTCCTTCCACGGCAAGCCGTGGATCTGGTGCGTCATCCAGGACTTCGGCGACGTGGTGGGCATGCACGGCGGCCTGCCCCGCATCGCTGCGGACCTTCCGGCGGCCCTCAACGACCCGGCGCGCGGCAGCCTGCGCGGCGCGGGCATCATCATGGAGGGGCTGGGCTACAACCCCGTGGTGAACGACCTCCTCAGCGACCTGTTCTGGGACCCCGTGTCCCCGGACCTCAATGAGTGGGTCACGGGTCATGCCCGCCAGCGCTACGGCAAGTCCCTGCCGAAGGCCGAAGCCGCCTGGACGGGATTCCTGAACACCGTGTACCGGCAGTCAGGCCGGGGCAGGTCGGTTGTCTGCATGCGGCCGGCACTGGACCCCAAGGAACTCTGGGGCGGCGGCCCCACGGCCTACGACCTCCCGGCGCTCGCCGCGGCCTGGGGCGACCTCGCCGCCTGCGCCCCGGAACTCAAGGACGTGGACGCCTACCGGTACGACCTGGTCCTCGTCACACGGCAGGTCCTCTCCGACCTCGCCGGAATCCGCCTCGCCCGCGCCATGAAGGCCCACGCCGCCAGGGACGCCGATCTCTTCCGCAAGGAGGCCAACGCCTATCTGGAACTCCTCGACGACCTCGACCGGCTCCTCGCCACGCGCGGCGAGTTTCTGCTGGGACGCTGGCTGGAGGACGCGAAGCGCTGGGGCGCGGACGACAAAGAACGCGCGCTGCTGGAGTGGAACGCCCGCACGCAGATCACCCTCTGGGGGCCGCCCGAGGGCGTGCTGCACGACTACGCCCAGAAACAGTGGGCCGGACTCGTCAGGGACTTCTACCGGCCCCGCTGGGAGCAGTTCCTCGCGCGATTGGAGGAATCGCTGGCGAACGGAAAGGACTTCGACGGGGAGGCTTTCACCAGGCAGATGCAGCTATGGGAGGACGCCTGGACCCGAAGGACAGACCCGCACGCATCAACGCCTTCGGGCGATCCCGTGACGGTCTCCCTCGAACTGTGGGAAAAGTACCACGCGGAGGTATCTTGGTCCCCCCTTGAGGGGGGTGGTTCGCGGTAG
- a CDS encoding NAD-dependent epimerase/dehydratase family protein, protein MVPYTGARLPFAPQLTEDAAVRKILVTGGAGFVGSALALAFKAGGENVSVTALDNLRRRGSELNLPRLAAGGVSFVHGDVRSPGDLEACGPVDLVVECSAEPSVLAGYDGSPDYVLDTNLTGAVRCLEHARRHGAAMVFLSTSRVYPVARLNQISLSEGETRFEAAAEQALPGVSPDGVTTAFPLDGPRSLYGATKLCAELLIAEYADMYGLPAVVNRCGVIAGPWQMGRVDQGVAGLWAARHVYGGNLAYIGYGGAGKQVRDMLHVDDLVRLVLLQSENPGRRAGQVFNAGGGPGSCASLLELTGLCREATGNSIPVGSVPETRAADVPWYVTDNAEITAATGWRPEKGVADIVGDLCRWITDHRDALAGILA, encoded by the coding sequence ATGGTACCCTACACGGGCGCGCGACTTCCATTCGCGCCGCAGTTAACGGAGGACGCAGCCGTGCGGAAGATACTCGTCACCGGCGGGGCCGGGTTCGTGGGAAGCGCGCTGGCGCTGGCCTTCAAGGCGGGCGGCGAAAACGTGTCCGTCACCGCGCTGGACAATCTGCGCCGCCGCGGGTCGGAGTTGAACCTGCCGAGGCTCGCCGCGGGCGGCGTGTCGTTCGTGCACGGCGACGTGCGCTCCCCCGGCGACCTGGAGGCCTGCGGCCCCGTGGACCTTGTGGTCGAGTGCAGCGCGGAGCCGTCCGTCCTCGCGGGCTACGACGGGTCGCCCGACTATGTGCTGGACACAAACCTCACCGGGGCGGTGCGCTGTCTGGAGCACGCCCGCCGCCACGGCGCCGCGATGGTCTTCCTTTCCACGAGCCGGGTGTACCCCGTGGCGCGCCTGAACCAGATATCGCTTTCCGAGGGGGAGACCCGTTTCGAGGCGGCGGCGGAGCAGGCGCTCCCCGGCGTGTCCCCGGACGGCGTCACGACCGCCTTCCCGCTGGACGGGCCGCGGTCCCTCTACGGGGCGACCAAGCTGTGCGCCGAGCTGCTCATCGCGGAGTACGCGGACATGTACGGTCTGCCCGCCGTGGTCAACCGCTGCGGCGTGATCGCCGGGCCCTGGCAGATGGGCCGGGTGGACCAGGGGGTGGCGGGGCTGTGGGCCGCGCGGCATGTCTACGGGGGAAACCTCGCCTACATCGGCTACGGCGGCGCCGGGAAGCAGGTGCGCGACATGCTGCACGTGGACGACCTGGTCCGGCTCGTGCTTCTCCAGTCGGAAAACCCCGGCCGCCGGGCCGGGCAGGTCTTCAACGCGGGCGGCGGCCCCGGCTCCTGCGCCTCGCTGCTTGAGTTGACCGGCCTGTGCCGGGAGGCAACGGGCAACAGCATCCCCGTCGGGTCCGTGCCGGAGACCCGCGCGGCCGACGTGCCGTGGTATGTCACCGACAACGCCGAGATCACCGCCGCCACGGGCTGGCGGCCGGAGAAGGGCGTGGCGGACATTGTCGGCGACCTGTGCCGCTGGATCACCGACCACCGGGACGCCCTCGCCGGCATTCTCGCCTGA